Genomic DNA from Paenibacillus sp. MBLB1832:
TCGGCACGCCATAAACGCCTGTCACACAAGGCAGCATGTAGAAGTTCGCATCTGGAAGCGGCTGATCCTCGAAACGGAAGTCGATATCAAAGCCAGTCTGCTTCGCTAATAGAAAGGCGCCGATGGCTGTCGCCCAATGATCCTGCGTGCTGTTCAGGATACAAACCGCCTCCACGCTGCGCGCTGGGAGATTCCCGAAAGGCATTTCTTGAATGATCTTTTTCAACTGGCCCATCTGCTGAAGCGCAGGCTTGATCCGCCCCTCCTCCGTCATTAGACCAAGTTCTCCTTCGCAAGCTACCCAATCATACGGCGCATGATTGAGCTTCGTTTGATCATTCGCACACCACCATAATAAACCTGGCAGACCGTGCGCCCACTGCGAAAGCATGCTTGTACGAGCAAAATCCGCAGCCACTTCCTCACTGCACACCATCGGCCCCATGGTTCCCATTTCTTCGGCAAAACAAGGCTTCTCGCCAATTTGCGCATATAACAGACTTTCCATTGTGGCATGGATCGTTGGGCGCATCGAAGTCAACGGATCGAAATCCATGTATGGCGTCCAAAATGGGTACGGGTGTGTCGTCAATATATCCGTTAGCTCCCCTTGATCCTGCATGGTCCAATTGCCTTTTGGATGCAGACTATGCATGCCCGAAATGAGCGGACGCGTTGTATCAACAGCCTTAATCGCATTCGCCACAGAAGATGTCCATACGTAAGCTTCTTCCTGGGACGCCACTTTCCCCATTTCATTGCACTCATTCCCGAGATCCCATGCAACGATCGTATCGTTATGTTTCATGTGTTTCACGAAATAGCGAACAAATCGAACCTGCCAACGGATTGCATCGGGATCAGTCAAAATGGCTTTGCCTCTCAGCGCTGGCGGCACGAATAATCGACCGCTCATCCATCCCGTAATCAAGCCAACAATCAGCTTGATGTCATACTTCTTTGCGATTTCAGTAAACGCCTGGAAACGCTCCATCATGACGACAGACATCCCAGCTTTACCCGCTTCAGTATCGGGAAGCCTCTCCTCCCCGAAGCGGTATCCAAAATGTTCGCCTCGTCCCGAATACATATTTTCAATCGGCTGAAAATCAGGCCACAACGGGAATACGCGTATAACCTCAATGCCCGCTTCGGACAATCTTTTCAAATCGAGTTCGACCTGCTCGGGATTCCAATCCGACCACATCGCGGTTCCAGCGTGTGACGCCCAATAATTACATCCAACGAAAAAAGTGCTTGGCAGATCTAGTAAGTGATTCATAGTTCGTTCCTCCTGAAAGTTAGGTATGAAAGCGTAATTTAAGCGTACAAAATATCCTGCGCATACACTATAATAGAACTATCGAAAAATATAACGATTCTACTTTTTACACCCGAGGAGACTTGTTCATGAGTCAGGTTCATCCCCCCTATTTTGAGCAAAATAAAAACCAAAGCGACTTACGCGATATCGATCGGCCCTTCTATGTCGGTATTCAGGATACCGAACAGGAAGGGTACCAAATCGCTTCGCACTGGCATTATCATATGGAAATCATCTACATCGCTGCAGGGAAAGCTTGGATCACGATTGGCAATGATAGCTTTGAGGCCACCGCGG
This window encodes:
- a CDS encoding cellulase family glycosylhydrolase gives rise to the protein MNHLLDLPSTFFVGCNYWASHAGTAMWSDWNPEQVELDLKRLSEAGIEVIRVFPLWPDFQPIENMYSGRGEHFGYRFGEERLPDTEAGKAGMSVVMMERFQAFTEIAKKYDIKLIVGLITGWMSGRLFVPPALRGKAILTDPDAIRWQVRFVRYFVKHMKHNDTIVAWDLGNECNEMGKVASQEEAYVWTSSVANAIKAVDTTRPLISGMHSLHPKGNWTMQDQGELTDILTTHPYPFWTPYMDFDPLTSMRPTIHATMESLLYAQIGEKPCFAEEMGTMGPMVCSEEVAADFARTSMLSQWAHGLPGLLWWCANDQTKLNHAPYDWVACEGELGLMTEEGRIKPALQQMGQLKKIIQEMPFGNLPARSVEAVCILNSTQDHWATAIGAFLLAKQTGFDIDFRFEDQPLPDANFYMLPCVTGVYGVPKQRWEQLLDKVRQGATLYVSSNDGYMLNFAELTGLTVQNRSRRASDAIAILGDENGGIPLTLPSTFKLDFRNDRAEVLAAEADGNPVLTKATYGKGTVYFCALPVELAMSQQPGVSFKPEQYPYWKMYEVISKDARSARVVQVNEPHVGLTEHAMDAQTRIGVLINYSPDEREVMLNIHEGWLASESLYGSHPQQIAGRTTVNIAANDAVIVRFIQG